A region from the Pseudomonas sp. P8_229 genome encodes:
- a CDS encoding IclR family transcriptional regulator yields MQEDAPEKTKDAAPTGTQTLLRGLGVVQAVASGARDLKEIARLIGTTRSTTHRLASCLVDERYLRVVPQIGYLLGPKLIELGFQAREELPLVSLAGPYLDELSALTGDTVHLGIREGDEVLYLLKNPGRNGPEMRSRVGHRMPLARTGIGKALMLDDAPQDWQRLYDISLPAGGKSQFWPQHPQQSWEQLEQRMTEYVAGGYAFDLEDNEPSIRCVAAPIRDASKRIVAAISIASTVPYMPLEKMAELIPLIKGVTARLSAELGLKV; encoded by the coding sequence ATGCAGGAAGACGCCCCGGAAAAAACCAAGGACGCCGCACCCACCGGCACCCAGACGCTGCTTCGCGGATTGGGTGTGGTGCAGGCGGTGGCCAGTGGCGCCCGCGATCTGAAAGAGATCGCCCGGCTGATCGGCACCACGCGCAGCACCACCCATCGTCTGGCCAGTTGCCTGGTGGACGAGCGCTACCTGCGCGTGGTGCCGCAAATCGGCTATCTGCTGGGGCCGAAGCTGATCGAGCTGGGGTTTCAGGCGCGCGAAGAGTTGCCGCTGGTGAGTCTGGCCGGGCCGTATCTGGACGAGTTGTCGGCCCTGACCGGCGACACCGTGCACTTGGGCATTCGTGAAGGCGACGAGGTCTTGTACCTGCTGAAGAATCCGGGGCGCAATGGCCCGGAAATGCGTTCGCGGGTCGGCCATCGCATGCCGCTGGCGCGCACCGGGATCGGCAAGGCCTTGATGCTCGACGATGCGCCGCAGGATTGGCAGCGGCTGTACGACATCAGCCTGCCGGCGGGTGGGAAAAGTCAGTTCTGGCCGCAGCATCCCCAACAGTCGTGGGAACAGCTTGAGCAGCGCATGACCGAGTACGTGGCTGGCGGCTACGCGTTCGATCTGGAAGACAATGAACCGTCGATCCGCTGCGTGGCGGCGCCGATTCGCGATGCGAGCAAGCGCATTGTGGCGGCGATCAGCATCGCCAGCACCGTGCCGTACATGCCGCTGGAAAAAATGGCCGAGCTGATCCCCCTGATCAAAGGGGTCACAGCCCGGCTGTCGGCGGAGCTTGGCTTGAAGGTATAA
- a CDS encoding DUF4398 domain-containing protein encodes MSIRPLFAAMAVLALAGCANDPAPNEQMRLTEQAIAQAKAVGATADEMPEMKLAEDKFNRAKGNMADESFKNARMRSEQAELDARLAEAKVLTQKSEEQLNVLNTRIIRLRKQLGDAQ; translated from the coding sequence GTGAGTATTCGACCTCTTTTCGCGGCCATGGCCGTTCTGGCCCTGGCCGGCTGCGCCAACGATCCGGCACCCAATGAACAAATGCGTCTGACCGAGCAGGCCATCGCCCAGGCCAAGGCCGTGGGTGCGACCGCCGATGAAATGCCGGAAATGAAACTGGCCGAAGACAAGTTCAACCGGGCCAAGGGCAACATGGCCGATGAGTCGTTCAAGAACGCGCGCATGCGTTCCGAGCAGGCCGAGCTGGATGCGCGTCTGGCCGAAGCCAAAGTGCTGACGCAAAAGAGCGAAGAGCAATTGAATGTGCTGAACACCCGCATCATCCGTCTGCGCAAGCAACTGGGAGATGCCCAATGA
- a CDS encoding electron transfer flavoprotein-ubiquinone oxidoreductase, translating into MEREYMEFDVVIVGAGPAGLSAACRLKQKAAEAGKEISVCVVEKGSEVGAHILSGAVFEPRALNELFPDWKELGAPLNTPVTRDDIFVLKNAESAQKIPDFFVPKTMHNEGNYIISLGNLCRWLAQQAENLGVEIYPGFAAQEALIDESGIVRGIITGDLGVDREGNPKEGLYTPGMELRGKYTLFAEGCRGHIGKQLIKRYNLDSDADAQHYGIGLKEIWEIDPAKHQPGLVVHTAGWPLDIMGTENTGGSFLYHLENNQVVVGLIVDLSYSNTYLSPFDEFQRLKHHPVLAQYLEGGKRISYGARAICKGGLNSLPKMVFKGGALIGCDLGTLNFAKIKGSHTAMKSGMLAAESVADALFAEKDGTEELTSYVDAFKKSWLYDELFASRNFGPAIHKFGAIVGGGFNWLDQNIFGGKLPFTLHDTKPDYACLKLAADCKKIDYPKPDGKLSFDKLSSVFISGTNHEEEQPCHLKLTDPSIPISKNLPLYDEPAQRYCPAGVYEVITKEDGEKRFQINAQNCVHCKTCDIKDPSQNITWVTPEGAGGPTYPNM; encoded by the coding sequence GTGGAACGCGAATACATGGAATTCGACGTGGTCATCGTCGGTGCCGGCCCCGCTGGCCTGTCCGCCGCCTGCCGTCTGAAGCAGAAGGCCGCCGAAGCCGGTAAGGAAATCAGCGTCTGCGTGGTCGAAAAAGGCTCCGAAGTCGGCGCACACATCCTTTCCGGCGCCGTATTCGAACCACGCGCTCTGAACGAACTGTTCCCGGACTGGAAAGAACTCGGCGCCCCGCTGAACACTCCGGTCACCCGCGACGATATTTTCGTGCTGAAAAACGCCGAAAGCGCGCAGAAAATCCCTGACTTCTTTGTGCCCAAGACCATGCACAACGAAGGCAATTACATTATTTCCCTGGGTAACCTGTGCCGCTGGCTGGCTCAGCAGGCCGAGAACCTGGGCGTGGAAATCTACCCGGGCTTCGCCGCTCAGGAAGCATTGATCGACGAAAGTGGCATCGTGCGCGGGATCATCACCGGTGATCTGGGCGTCGACCGTGAAGGCAACCCGAAAGAAGGCCTGTACACCCCGGGCATGGAACTGCGTGGCAAGTACACGCTGTTCGCCGAAGGCTGCCGTGGCCACATCGGCAAGCAACTGATCAAGCGCTACAACCTCGACAGCGATGCCGACGCCCAGCACTACGGCATCGGCCTGAAAGAAATCTGGGAAATCGACCCGGCCAAACATCAGCCAGGCCTGGTGGTGCACACCGCCGGCTGGCCGCTGGACATCATGGGCACCGAGAACACTGGTGGCTCGTTCCTCTATCACCTGGAAAACAACCAGGTCGTGGTCGGTCTGATCGTTGACCTGTCCTACAGCAACACTTACCTGTCGCCGTTCGACGAGTTCCAGCGCCTCAAGCATCACCCGGTGCTGGCTCAGTACCTGGAAGGCGGCAAGCGCATCAGCTACGGCGCTCGCGCAATCTGCAAAGGTGGCCTGAACTCGCTGCCGAAAATGGTCTTCAAGGGCGGCGCGCTGATCGGCTGCGACCTCGGCACCCTGAACTTCGCCAAGATCAAGGGCAGCCACACCGCGATGAAGTCCGGCATGCTTGCCGCAGAATCGGTAGCTGACGCTCTGTTCGCTGAAAAGGACGGCACTGAAGAGCTGACGTCCTACGTCGACGCGTTCAAAAAGAGCTGGCTCTACGACGAACTGTTCGCCAGCCGCAACTTCGGCCCGGCGATCCACAAGTTCGGCGCGATCGTCGGCGGTGGTTTCAACTGGCTGGACCAGAACATCTTCGGCGGCAAACTGCCGTTCACCCTGCACGACACCAAGCCGGATTACGCTTGCCTCAAGCTCGCGGCCGACTGCAAGAAAATCGACTATCCGAAGCCGGACGGCAAACTCAGCTTCGACAAACTGAGCTCAGTGTTCATCTCCGGTACCAACCACGAAGAAGAACAGCCTTGCCACCTGAAGCTGACCGACCCGAGCATCCCGATCAGCAAGAACCTGCCGCTGTACGACGAACCGGCGCAGCGCTACTGCCCGGCCGGTGTGTACGAAGTGATCACCAAGGAAGACGGCGAGAAGCGCTTCCAGATCAACGCTCAGAACTGCGTGCACTGCAAGACCTGTGACATCAAGGATCCTTCGCAGAACATCACCTGGGTCACGCCGGAAGGCGCCGGCGGCCCGACTTACCCGAACATGTAA
- a CDS encoding OmpA family protein produces the protein MNLKSKALGGLILAGCASLYGCAGQHSEAALQQASSDFQKVKEDSNVLRIAPKDVIRAGESLARADRLSTYWGSGWDVAHYAYLSQRYSEIAREHTTLVLNEERAAKLELERQRLQLALRESKLLSVQQQGKWLEEQIVALATTQTDRGLVMTLGDVLFDTGEAELKNSANRVVLKIVQFLQLNPKRVVRIEGYTDSTGGKQENLKLSRDRAQAVADVLMDLGIEDKRIQVEGYGDEYPVDANASERGRAQNRRVEIVFSDEKGQLGAAR, from the coding sequence ATGAACCTCAAGTCAAAAGCCCTCGGCGGACTGATTCTGGCCGGTTGCGCGAGCCTCTACGGCTGCGCCGGCCAACACAGCGAAGCCGCCCTGCAGCAGGCCAGCAGCGACTTCCAGAAGGTCAAGGAAGACTCCAACGTGCTGCGCATCGCGCCGAAAGACGTGATCCGCGCGGGTGAGTCGCTGGCCCGGGCCGATCGGCTGTCGACCTATTGGGGCAGCGGCTGGGACGTTGCGCATTACGCTTACCTGAGCCAGCGCTACAGCGAAATCGCCCGCGAGCACACCACTCTGGTGCTCAACGAAGAGCGTGCGGCGAAGCTCGAGCTGGAACGCCAGCGCCTGCAACTGGCCCTTCGCGAGTCCAAACTGCTGAGCGTGCAGCAGCAGGGCAAGTGGCTCGAAGAGCAGATCGTCGCGCTGGCCACTACTCAGACCGATCGCGGCCTGGTGATGACCCTCGGCGATGTGCTGTTCGACACCGGCGAAGCGGAGCTGAAGAACTCGGCTAACCGCGTAGTGTTGAAAATTGTGCAGTTCCTGCAGCTCAACCCGAAACGCGTGGTGCGTATCGAGGGCTACACCGACAGCACCGGCGGCAAACAGGAAAACCTCAAGCTGTCGCGTGATCGCGCACAAGCGGTGGCCGATGTGCTGATGGACCTCGGCATCGAGGACAAGCGCATTCAGGTCGAAGGTTACGGCGACGAGTACCCGGTGGACGCCAACGCTTCCGAGCGCGGGCGGGCACAGAATCGTCGGGTGGAAATTGTGTTCTCCGACGAAAAAGGCCAGCTCGGCGCCGCCCGCTGA
- a CDS encoding electron transfer flavoprotein subunit alpha/FixB family protein has product MTILVIAEHDNKVLAPATLNTVAAAAKIGGDIHVLVAGQGAGAVAEAAAKIAGVSKVLNADNAAYAHQLPENVAPLVAELGKGYSHILAAATSNGKNILPRVAAALDVDQISEIISVESADTFKRPIYAGNAIATVQSTAPIKVITVRATGFDPVAAEGGSAAVEAVAAAHDAGTSSFVSEELAKSDRPELTAAKIVVSGGRGMQNGDNFKHLYALADKLGAAVGASRAAVDAGFVPNDMQVGQTGKIVAPQLYIAVGISGAIQHLAGMKDSKVIVAINKDEEAPIFQVADYGLVADLFEAVPELEKLV; this is encoded by the coding sequence ATGACTATCTTGGTTATTGCTGAACACGACAACAAAGTGCTGGCCCCGGCCACGCTGAACACTGTTGCTGCTGCTGCCAAAATCGGCGGCGACATCCACGTGCTGGTTGCAGGTCAAGGCGCTGGCGCCGTGGCTGAAGCTGCGGCAAAAATCGCTGGTGTGAGTAAAGTCCTGAATGCTGACAATGCCGCTTACGCGCATCAGTTGCCAGAAAACGTTGCTCCGCTGGTTGCTGAGCTGGGCAAGGGTTACAGCCACATCCTGGCTGCCGCCACTTCCAACGGCAAAAACATCCTGCCGCGCGTAGCCGCTGCACTGGACGTTGACCAGATCTCCGAGATCATCTCGGTGGAAAGCGCTGACACCTTCAAGCGCCCGATCTACGCCGGTAACGCCATCGCTACCGTGCAGTCGACTGCTCCAATCAAAGTGATCACCGTACGTGCCACCGGTTTCGACCCGGTTGCTGCTGAAGGTGGTTCGGCTGCTGTTGAAGCGGTTGCTGCTGCGCACGACGCCGGCACTTCCAGCTTCGTCAGCGAAGAACTGGCCAAGTCCGATCGTCCTGAACTGACTGCTGCCAAGATCGTCGTTTCCGGCGGCCGCGGCATGCAGAACGGCGACAACTTCAAACACCTGTACGCCCTGGCCGACAAGCTGGGCGCTGCCGTCGGTGCTTCGCGCGCCGCGGTCGACGCAGGTTTCGTTCCGAACGACATGCAGGTCGGTCAGACCGGCAAGATCGTTGCGCCTCAGCTGTACATCGCCGTCGGTATCTCCGGCGCGATTCAGCACCTGGCCGGCATGAAAGACTCCAAGGTGATCGTTGCGATCAACAAGGACGAAGAAGCGCCGATCTTCCAGGTGGCCGATTACGGCCTGGTGGCGGATCTGTTCGAAGCAGTCCCTGAGCTGGAGAAGCTGGTCTAA
- a CDS encoding NAD(P)-dependent alcohol dehydrogenase, giving the protein MYTAIGYAAQSATTPLAPMKFERRSPRADDVAIEILYCGVCHSDIHQARNEWGIAVYPLMPGHEIVGKVTAVGASVTQHKVGDLVGVGCMVDSCRTCAACQQNLEQYCLEGPTMTYATPDRVDGSNTMGGYSDSIVVSEHFVVRIPEKLDLASAAPILCAGITTYSPLKHYGVKAGDKVGILGMGGLGHMGIKFAKAMGAEVTLFTRSASKAEEGRRQGADHVIISTDAEQMAAAAGQFDFLLDTIPVQHDLNPYLQTLRFDGVHILVGLIEPIDPPVHAANLVLGRRVLAGSLIGGIAETQEVLDFCAEHNITCDIEMLDIRQINEAYARMIAGDVKYRFVIDMATLKL; this is encoded by the coding sequence ATGTACACCGCTATCGGTTATGCCGCCCAATCGGCCACCACCCCCCTCGCCCCAATGAAATTCGAACGCCGCAGCCCTCGCGCTGACGACGTGGCGATCGAGATCCTGTACTGCGGCGTCTGCCACTCCGACATCCACCAGGCGCGCAACGAATGGGGCATCGCCGTGTATCCGCTGATGCCCGGCCACGAGATCGTCGGAAAAGTCACCGCCGTCGGTGCCAGCGTCACTCAACATAAAGTAGGCGATCTGGTCGGTGTCGGCTGCATGGTCGACTCCTGCCGCACCTGCGCTGCCTGCCAGCAGAACCTCGAGCAATACTGCCTCGAAGGCCCGACCATGACTTACGCCACCCCGGATCGGGTCGATGGCAGCAACACCATGGGCGGCTACTCGGACAGCATCGTCGTCAGCGAGCACTTCGTGGTGCGCATCCCGGAGAAACTCGACCTGGCCAGCGCCGCGCCGATCCTTTGTGCCGGCATCACCACCTACTCGCCGCTCAAGCACTACGGGGTCAAGGCTGGCGACAAGGTCGGGATTCTCGGCATGGGTGGCCTTGGCCACATGGGCATCAAGTTCGCCAAAGCGATGGGCGCCGAAGTCACACTGTTCACCCGCTCGGCGAGCAAAGCCGAGGAAGGTCGCCGTCAGGGCGCCGACCATGTGATCATCTCCACCGATGCCGAACAGATGGCCGCCGCCGCAGGTCAATTCGACTTCCTGCTCGACACCATTCCGGTGCAGCACGACCTCAACCCGTACCTGCAAACCCTGCGCTTTGATGGCGTGCACATTCTGGTCGGGCTGATCGAGCCGATCGACCCGCCGGTGCATGCTGCCAATCTGGTGCTGGGCCGCCGGGTGCTGGCCGGTTCGTTGATCGGGGGCATCGCCGAAACCCAGGAAGTGCTGGATTTCTGCGCCGAGCACAACATCACCTGCGATATCGAAATGCTCGACATCCGCCAGATCAACGAGGCTTACGCCCGCATGATCGCCGGTGACGTGAAGTACCGCTTCGTGATCGACATGGCGACGCTGAAGCTTTAA
- a CDS encoding AraC family transcriptional regulator — protein sequence MQLTRHLDANATLVSLIEPLALRDGYSQTGLPGVQVLRASCDVARGPHIYEPSLMIIAQGSKLAFLGPRTMEYGAGHYLIQALPVPFECETFALPDAPLLGVSVAIDRVLLGELVLTMGLAPGRHIPAQTPESMTSVVLDDDMRGCVERLLRCLHDPLERQILGPARVRELLFTALRGPQADVLRALVEQQGQFARVAASISHLHAHYTEPLNVETLASCANMSVSTFHEHFKRSTLLSPVQYLKRLRLLKAQTLLIAEGLGVAQVAHRVGYQSTSQFSREYKRYFERSPGDERVA from the coding sequence ATGCAGTTGACCCGCCACCTTGATGCCAATGCCACGCTGGTTTCGCTGATCGAACCGCTGGCGCTCCGCGACGGTTACAGCCAGACCGGGCTGCCCGGTGTGCAGGTGTTGCGCGCCAGTTGTGACGTCGCGCGTGGCCCGCACATTTATGAGCCGAGCCTGATGATCATCGCCCAGGGCAGCAAGCTGGCGTTCCTCGGTCCGCGCACTATGGAATATGGCGCCGGGCACTACCTGATTCAGGCGCTGCCGGTGCCATTCGAGTGCGAAACCTTTGCCTTGCCGGATGCGCCGTTGCTGGGGGTGTCGGTAGCGATCGACCGGGTGCTGCTCGGCGAGCTGGTACTGACCATGGGGCTGGCGCCCGGGCGGCATATCCCGGCGCAAACGCCGGAGTCGATGACCTCGGTGGTGCTCGACGATGACATGCGCGGCTGCGTCGAACGCTTGTTACGCTGCCTGCACGATCCGCTGGAGCGGCAGATTCTCGGGCCGGCGCGGGTGCGTGAATTGTTGTTCACTGCGTTGCGCGGGCCGCAGGCCGATGTGTTGCGCGCGCTGGTCGAGCAGCAGGGACAGTTCGCCCGGGTTGCGGCGTCGATCAGTCATCTGCATGCGCATTACACCGAGCCGCTGAATGTCGAGACCCTGGCCAGTTGCGCCAACATGAGTGTTTCGACCTTCCACGAGCACTTCAAGCGCAGCACGTTGCTGTCGCCGGTGCAGTACCTGAAGCGCTTGCGGTTGCTCAAGGCGCAGACCTTGCTGATCGCCGAGGGGCTGGGCGTGGCGCAGGTCGCGCATCGGGTGGGGTATCAGAGCACGTCGCAGTTCAGTCGCGAGTACAAGCGCTACTTCGAGCGCAGCCCGGGTGACGAACGCGTTGCCTGA
- a CDS encoding substrate-binding periplasmic protein has product MDLRRRLLLGLILLPGMAAAAGKCERLVVTGSPDAPPYLWQDPQNPKQLIGASADLLQQVAKDLGIKVELLYAGKRAQALDEVRSGRMDMLADTPLMFNELENLDYIYPPLLENDYLVWTRKGSTLIYREAKDLHGHTGGLSEKSRMTHEFGTFAEQNLTLTRTANITQAFQKLLLGEVEYVLAGRYSGMAAAQALGMANDLLAFEQPIDRPGLFLAVSHNSACNDPWLRGQLAKKMTELPASGLTEAALQRNIERWKAQQQQPQPSVSAPKQ; this is encoded by the coding sequence ATGGATCTGCGCCGCAGGTTGTTATTGGGATTGATCCTCTTGCCGGGGATGGCTGCGGCTGCCGGCAAATGCGAGCGCCTCGTCGTTACCGGCAGCCCGGACGCACCGCCGTACCTGTGGCAGGACCCGCAGAACCCTAAACAGTTGATCGGCGCCAGTGCCGACCTGTTGCAGCAAGTGGCCAAGGACCTCGGCATCAAGGTCGAGCTGCTTTACGCCGGCAAACGCGCGCAGGCCCTCGATGAGGTGCGCAGTGGGCGCATGGACATGCTGGCCGACACGCCGCTGATGTTCAACGAGCTGGAAAACCTCGACTACATCTATCCGCCACTGCTGGAAAACGACTACCTGGTGTGGACGCGCAAAGGCTCGACGCTGATCTACCGCGAAGCCAAAGACCTGCACGGGCACACTGGCGGACTGTCGGAAAAGTCTCGAATGACTCACGAATTCGGTACTTTCGCCGAGCAGAATCTGACCCTGACGCGCACGGCAAACATCACTCAGGCCTTTCAGAAACTTCTGCTGGGTGAAGTGGAATATGTACTCGCCGGGCGCTACTCGGGCATGGCTGCCGCGCAGGCATTGGGCATGGCCAATGACCTGCTGGCCTTCGAGCAACCGATCGACCGACCGGGCCTGTTCCTCGCGGTTTCGCACAACTCGGCCTGCAACGATCCGTGGTTGCGCGGACAGCTCGCTAAAAAGATGACAGAATTGCCCGCGTCCGGACTGACCGAAGCCGCGCTGCAACGCAACATCGAGCGCTGGAAGGCGCAGCAGCAACAGCCGCAGCCATCTGTCAGTGCCCCAAAACAGTAG
- a CDS encoding electron transfer flavoprotein subunit beta/FixA family protein produces MKVLVAVKRVVDYNVKVRVKADNSGVDLANVKMSMNPFCEIAVEEAVRLKEKGVATEIVVVSIGPSTAQEQLRTALALGADRAILVESAEDLTSLAVAKLLKAVVDKEQPQLVILGKQAIDSDNNQTGQMLAALSGYGQGTFASKVEVSGDSVAVTREIDGGAQTVSLKLPAIVTTDLRLNEPRYASLPNIMKAKKKPLEVLTPDALGVSTASTNKTLKVEAPAARSAGIKVKSVAELVEKLKNEAKVI; encoded by the coding sequence ATGAAGGTTCTTGTAGCTGTCAAACGCGTTGTGGATTACAACGTCAAGGTTCGCGTCAAGGCGGACAATTCCGGCGTCGATCTCGCCAACGTCAAGATGTCGATGAACCCGTTCTGCGAAATCGCAGTGGAAGAAGCCGTACGCCTGAAAGAGAAAGGTGTTGCGACTGAAATCGTCGTCGTCTCCATCGGCCCGTCCACCGCTCAGGAACAGCTGCGTACCGCACTGGCTCTGGGTGCCGACCGCGCCATCCTCGTCGAATCCGCTGAAGACCTGACTTCGCTGGCCGTGGCCAAGCTGCTCAAGGCAGTGGTCGACAAGGAACAGCCTCAACTGGTGATCCTGGGCAAACAGGCCATCGACAGCGACAACAACCAGACCGGTCAGATGCTCGCTGCATTGAGCGGCTACGGTCAGGGCACTTTCGCCTCGAAAGTCGAAGTCTCCGGCGACAGCGTTGCCGTGACCCGCGAAATCGACGGCGGCGCGCAGACCGTTTCGCTGAAACTGCCGGCCATCGTCACCACCGACCTGCGTTTGAACGAGCCGCGCTACGCGTCCCTGCCAAACATCATGAAAGCCAAGAAGAAGCCTCTCGAAGTGCTGACTCCGGACGCGTTGGGCGTTTCCACCGCTTCCACCAACAAGACCCTGAAAGTCGAAGCGCCGGCTGCACGCAGCGCGGGCATCAAGGTCAAGTCGGTGGCTGAACTGGTCGAGAAACTGAAAAACGAAGCGAAGGTAATCTAA
- a CDS encoding PLP-dependent aminotransferase family protein, which yields MTNLLLYQRIAQQLAEDIRRGVYQPGERVPSVRKMSSQLNVSHATVLQAYANLEDQGLIRARPQSGYYVHQTPALTAPTPDIARVERPGLVTRASIIQQVLVESRREGVFPLGAAVPSVEYLPVRALHQQLAKVTRFHSPRAFSYMFSPGFEPLRRQVAIRMRDAGVVVDPSEVVITHGCVDALQMSLRVLTRPGDLIAAESPTYYGLLQLADLLGLKVIEIPSDPATGMSLEALQLAANQWSIKALVLTTRLSNPLGGTMPEERQKQLLRLASDFDIQIVEDDIYGELMFEQGRTKALKAYDRLDRVIYCSSFSKTLSPGVRVGWMIAGKYQQEIQRLQTFTTHSACSVTQMAIAAYLENGGYDRHLRYIRQEYRKNLSAFQLAVQQYFPEGTQMTRPTGGFILWVSLPGRVNTQELHVRALQQGISIAPGLIFSNTEQFNHCIRLNCGTPWNREAERALMTLGLLATQLCQETAGGF from the coding sequence ATGACCAATCTCTTGCTCTACCAACGTATTGCTCAACAACTGGCTGAAGACATCCGCCGTGGCGTCTATCAGCCCGGGGAACGCGTGCCGTCGGTGCGCAAGATGAGTTCGCAGCTCAATGTCAGCCATGCGACGGTGTTGCAGGCTTACGCCAATCTCGAAGACCAGGGCCTGATCCGTGCGCGGCCGCAGTCCGGTTACTACGTGCACCAGACACCGGCGCTGACGGCGCCGACGCCGGATATCGCCCGGGTCGAACGGCCAGGGCTGGTCACTCGCGCCAGCATCATTCAGCAAGTGTTGGTCGAATCGCGTCGCGAAGGCGTATTTCCCTTGGGCGCGGCGGTGCCGAGTGTCGAATATTTGCCGGTTCGCGCCCTGCATCAGCAATTGGCCAAAGTCACCCGTTTCCATAGCCCGCGGGCATTCAGTTACATGTTCAGCCCCGGTTTTGAACCGTTGCGCCGGCAAGTGGCTATCCGCATGCGCGACGCCGGCGTCGTGGTCGATCCGTCAGAAGTGGTGATTACCCACGGTTGTGTCGATGCGTTGCAGATGTCGTTGCGCGTGTTGACCCGTCCGGGTGACCTGATTGCCGCCGAGTCGCCGACCTATTACGGCTTGCTGCAACTGGCCGACCTGCTGGGCCTGAAAGTGATCGAGATTCCCAGCGATCCAGCCACCGGCATGAGCCTTGAGGCTTTGCAACTGGCCGCCAACCAATGGTCGATCAAGGCGCTGGTGCTGACCACGCGACTGAGTAATCCACTGGGCGGCACCATGCCCGAAGAGCGGCAGAAACAATTGCTGCGTCTGGCCTCGGACTTCGATATCCAGATTGTCGAAGATGACATCTATGGCGAATTGATGTTCGAACAGGGCCGCACCAAAGCCCTGAAAGCCTATGACCGGCTCGACCGGGTGATCTACTGCTCGAGCTTCTCCAAAACGTTGTCGCCGGGAGTGCGTGTCGGCTGGATGATTGCCGGCAAGTATCAGCAGGAAATCCAGCGCCTGCAGACGTTCACCACGCACTCGGCGTGCAGCGTGACGCAAATGGCGATAGCCGCTTATCTGGAAAATGGCGGTTATGACCGGCATTTACGGTACATCCGCCAGGAATACCGAAAAAACCTCAGCGCCTTCCAGCTGGCGGTGCAGCAGTACTTCCCCGAAGGCACGCAAATGACCCGGCCCACCGGCGGTTTCATCCTCTGGGTGAGTCTGCCGGGCAGGGTCAATACCCAGGAATTGCACGTGCGCGCATTGCAGCAGGGCATCAGCATCGCGCCGGGGCTGATCTTCAGTAATACCGAGCAGTTCAATCACTGTATCCGCCTCAATTGCGGCACACCGTGGAATCGCGAGGCGGAAAGGGCGCTGATGACCCTCGGTTTACTGGCGACTCAACTGTGCCAGGAAACTGCTGGCGGATTTTGA